The Micromonospora sp. Llam0 genome contains a region encoding:
- a CDS encoding GNAT family N-acetyltransferase — protein sequence MIGDEAPGWPVVLTDGPVLLRPYRRSDAADWSAVRRRNQPWLAPWEPAPPGPWHELNSPDAFRYLYRDQRRQSRRGESMPFAVCLVEAGAERLVGHLNIGNIVRRAFCSGYAGYWVDAAVAGRGVIPTALALAVDHAFAAGGLHRIEVNVRPENIPSRRVVEKLGFREESYHHRYMHIDGAWRDHIGYALTSEDVLVEGGLLARWRRLQASAH from the coding sequence GTGATCGGGGACGAGGCCCCGGGCTGGCCGGTGGTGCTCACCGACGGTCCGGTGCTGCTGCGCCCGTACCGTCGCAGTGACGCCGCCGACTGGTCGGCGGTCCGGCGGCGCAACCAGCCCTGGCTGGCCCCGTGGGAGCCGGCGCCGCCGGGGCCGTGGCACGAGCTGAACTCGCCGGACGCGTTCCGGTATCTCTACCGTGACCAGCGTCGACAGTCGCGGCGCGGTGAGAGCATGCCGTTCGCGGTCTGTCTGGTCGAGGCGGGTGCCGAGCGGCTGGTGGGCCACCTGAACATCGGCAACATCGTGCGGCGGGCGTTCTGCTCCGGCTACGCCGGCTACTGGGTGGACGCGGCGGTCGCCGGGCGGGGAGTGATCCCGACCGCGTTGGCCCTGGCGGTGGACCACGCCTTCGCCGCCGGCGGACTGCACCGGATCGAGGTCAACGTCCGACCGGAGAACATTCCGTCACGGCGTGTAGTCGAGAAGCTGGGTTTCCGTGAGGAGTCCTACCATCATCGTTACATGCACATCGACGGTGCCTGGCGTGACCACATCGGATATGCCCTGACCAGCGAGGATGTGCTGGTCGAAGGGGGACTGCTGGCCCGCTGGCGACGGCTGCAGGCCAGCGCCCACTGA
- the glp gene encoding gephyrin-like molybdotransferase Glp, which translates to MTATAGAEAAFNELTPLAEYLGSVLRRIRPLPPLDLDLTQAHGNLLAEDVVAPHAFPAFDQAVIDGYAARWEDIASAGRGSKVIPASRSATPAVPRSVRLNVVGDLGAASWRPVRLTPGTCFSVAAGAPLPIAADVVVPIDWTDQGMAAVEIFQVPRRGSGLRRAGDELPAGAVLARAGSYVTPAMVAVFAATGIGHVVVRPSPRVVIVATGDELVDVGRSSQPGQVVDANSHALTAAVAEVGALAYRVGICDDDPEGLRGLLEDQAMRADLIITTGGTGTGPGDMVRRIFSRREGGRAGPVTFTEVALYPGTALGFGTVGAEEVPVVCLPGEPGSALVGFEVLARPVIQLLAGAEPVFRPSVRAHLLETVSSPVGLREFRPANVAERRGGGYTVQPLPGGPFTLSGLAEANGLLVLGERVTTAAAGSTVDVLLLDRQR; encoded by the coding sequence ATGACCGCGACGGCCGGTGCCGAGGCGGCCTTCAACGAGCTGACGCCGCTCGCCGAATACCTGGGCAGTGTGCTGCGCAGGATTCGGCCGCTGCCGCCGCTCGACCTCGACCTGACCCAGGCGCACGGCAACCTCCTTGCCGAGGATGTCGTGGCGCCGCACGCCTTTCCCGCGTTCGACCAGGCCGTCATCGACGGTTACGCGGCACGCTGGGAGGACATCGCCTCGGCCGGCCGGGGGAGCAAGGTGATCCCGGCCAGCCGGTCGGCGACCCCGGCCGTGCCCCGCTCGGTGCGCCTCAACGTGGTGGGCGACCTGGGCGCGGCGAGCTGGCGGCCGGTCCGGCTGACCCCGGGCACCTGCTTCTCGGTGGCGGCCGGGGCGCCGTTGCCGATCGCCGCCGACGTGGTGGTGCCGATCGACTGGACCGATCAGGGCATGGCCGCGGTGGAGATCTTCCAGGTGCCGAGGCGTGGGTCCGGGCTGCGGCGGGCCGGCGACGAACTGCCGGCCGGGGCGGTCCTGGCCCGCGCCGGCTCGTACGTGACGCCGGCGATGGTGGCGGTCTTCGCCGCCACCGGGATCGGGCACGTGGTGGTCCGGCCCAGCCCTCGGGTGGTGATCGTGGCGACCGGTGACGAGCTGGTTGACGTGGGCCGTAGCAGCCAGCCGGGGCAGGTGGTGGACGCGAACTCGCACGCGCTCACCGCCGCTGTCGCCGAGGTGGGCGCGCTGGCGTACCGGGTGGGTATCTGTGACGACGATCCGGAGGGGCTGCGGGGGCTGCTCGAGGATCAGGCGATGCGGGCCGATCTGATCATCACCACCGGCGGCACCGGCACCGGGCCCGGCGACATGGTCCGGCGGATCTTTTCCCGGCGGGAGGGGGGCCGCGCCGGACCGGTCACCTTCACCGAGGTCGCGCTCTATCCCGGAACAGCCCTCGGATTCGGTACGGTCGGAGCCGAGGAGGTGCCCGTGGTCTGCCTGCCCGGGGAGCCCGGCTCCGCGCTGGTCGGGTTCGAGGTGCTGGCCCGGCCGGTGATCCAGCTGCTGGCCGGTGCCGAGCCGGTGTTCCGGCCGAGTGTGCGTGCCCATCTGCTGGAGACCGTGTCGTCGCCGGTCGGCCTGCGGGAGTTCCGCCCGGCCAACGTCGCGGAGCGGCGCGGCGGCGGCTACACCGTGCAGCCGCTGCCCGGCGGGCCGTTCACCCTGTCCGGGCTGGCCGAGGCGAACGGCCTGCTGGTGCTCGGTGAGCGGGTGACCACCGCCGCCGCCGGCTCCACCGTCGACGTGTTGCTGCTGGACCGGCAGCGGTGA
- a CDS encoding DNA methyltransferase, with amino-acid sequence MSHTPVRRTPVPESRPPFHLGDPHDSASPYPSVSDLAALLAEGYLGSVWLTGQTASRDLRRGRYTPESLTHPGKMLPTIPRYAIRTYTNPSDVVLDPMAGIGTTVIEAMHLGRHGVGVEYEAEWVAKAADNIRHTVQTGAPGRGEIYHGDSTALPALLPASLHGRVSLVITSPPYGPSTHGHVRTPGPRRGKVRKINHKYGGTDNLAYRSHGQLADGFTAILAGCRQLLRPGGHVVVTARPYRRHGELIDIPGMVAAAGINAGLELVEECIALICGVRDGVIIPRASFFQQKNTRDAIATGDPQWLVQHEDVLILKAPLISTSSAEPTHSRRESILGQPPALGHHPTSPQPVTGDARRDHRLDALTPPRVDRRPQPVPPTNAGGTTAPPAHPGRDAERTSDPCLPDPRPIPGSVRPDATYHRRSTDNDRATRQPGPSDAAGHR; translated from the coding sequence ATGTCGCACACACCGGTGAGGAGAACGCCCGTGCCTGAGTCCCGTCCGCCGTTCCACCTCGGCGACCCCCACGACTCCGCATCGCCGTACCCCAGCGTCTCCGACCTGGCGGCGCTGCTCGCCGAGGGCTACCTCGGCTCGGTCTGGCTCACCGGCCAAACCGCATCGCGTGACCTTCGGCGCGGCCGATACACCCCGGAGTCGTTGACGCACCCCGGCAAGATGCTGCCGACCATCCCCCGGTACGCCATCCGCACCTACACCAACCCCAGTGACGTCGTGCTCGACCCGATGGCCGGCATCGGCACCACCGTCATCGAGGCCATGCACCTCGGCCGTCACGGCGTCGGCGTCGAGTACGAAGCCGAATGGGTCGCCAAGGCAGCCGACAACATCCGCCACACCGTCCAGACCGGGGCACCAGGCCGGGGCGAGATCTACCACGGCGACTCGACCGCGCTGCCGGCGCTGCTGCCGGCGAGCCTGCACGGGCGGGTCTCGTTGGTGATCACCTCGCCGCCGTACGGGCCGTCCACCCACGGCCACGTCCGCACCCCAGGCCCGAGACGCGGCAAGGTCCGCAAGATCAACCACAAGTACGGCGGCACGGACAACCTCGCCTACCGCAGCCACGGCCAACTCGCTGACGGGTTCACCGCGATCCTCGCCGGCTGCCGCCAGCTCCTGCGTCCCGGCGGACACGTCGTCGTCACCGCCCGGCCCTACCGCCGCCACGGCGAACTCATCGACATCCCCGGCATGGTCGCCGCCGCCGGCATCAACGCCGGACTCGAACTCGTCGAAGAGTGCATCGCCCTCATCTGCGGCGTCCGCGACGGCGTGATCATCCCCCGCGCCTCCTTCTTCCAGCAGAAGAACACCCGCGACGCCATCGCCACCGGCGACCCGCAATGGCTCGTCCAGCACGAAGACGTTTTGATCCTCAAAGCCCCACTGATCTCCACGAGTTCGGCCGAACCGACGCACTCGCGACGCGAATCCATACTCGGTCAGCCGCCCGCCCTCGGGCACCACCCGACATCGCCTCAGCCAGTCACCGGCGACGCCCGCCGTGATCACAGGCTTGATGCCTTAACCCCACCACGCGTGGATCGACGTCCACAACCGGTGCCCCCCACCAACGCGGGTGGCACCACCGCACCCCCGGCCCACCCGGGCCGGGACGCTGAAAGGACATCCGACCCGTGCCTTCCCGACCCACGTCCCATACCAGGGTCCGTACGACCAGATGCCACCTACCACCGGCGGTCTACCGACAACGACAGGGCGACCCGGCAGCCCGGCCCATCCGACGCGGCAGGCCACCGATGA
- a CDS encoding site-specific integrase yields MARPPLPIGTWGNIRTEKLGPNRYCARTRFRDHDGKTRDVEATGTTGPAATRALKEKLRDRATPNDDEITRDTHVSTLASLWIEEITAEERVAPQTINNYKTSLGTSILPSMGNLRIREATVGRIDKFLREVAKTRPAAAKNAKVVLGQMFALAVRRGALTTNPVRETGRLRKPRRTVRALEVEHLEGVRAAIRQWQQPTPGKPGPRHSGDLADIVDLMLATGARIGEILAGRWEDADLAAELPTVTICGTIVYLKGKGFFRQEWTKSDAGYRTVILPRFAVGMLLARKLTAADNPHDAIFASRRGTWLSPHNVRRQWRQARADTGLEWVTPHTFRKTVATLIDKEADAKSAAAQLGHASEDVTNTFYIVKPALAPDSSHILEQLGASPTTAGPDRPGDRPPPAT; encoded by the coding sequence ATGGCCCGACCCCCACTCCCGATCGGCACCTGGGGCAACATCCGCACCGAGAAGCTCGGCCCCAACCGATACTGCGCCCGAACCCGATTCCGCGACCACGACGGCAAGACCCGCGATGTCGAAGCCACCGGCACCACCGGCCCCGCCGCCACCCGGGCACTCAAGGAGAAGCTGCGCGACCGCGCCACCCCGAACGACGACGAGATCACCAGGGACACCCACGTCAGCACCCTGGCCAGCCTGTGGATCGAGGAGATCACCGCAGAGGAACGTGTCGCACCGCAGACCATCAACAATTACAAGACCAGTCTGGGAACCTCGATCCTGCCCAGCATGGGCAACCTGCGCATCCGAGAGGCCACCGTCGGGCGCATCGACAAGTTCCTGCGTGAGGTCGCCAAGACCCGCCCGGCAGCGGCCAAGAACGCGAAGGTCGTCCTCGGGCAGATGTTCGCCTTGGCGGTACGCCGTGGTGCGCTCACGACCAACCCCGTCAGGGAAACCGGTCGCCTTCGCAAGCCACGCCGCACCGTGCGCGCCCTCGAAGTCGAACACTTGGAAGGCGTCCGCGCGGCGATCCGCCAGTGGCAACAGCCCACACCCGGCAAGCCGGGGCCTCGGCACAGCGGCGACCTGGCCGACATCGTCGACCTCATGCTCGCCACCGGTGCCCGCATCGGCGAGATCCTGGCCGGGCGGTGGGAAGACGCGGACCTCGCCGCCGAACTCCCGACCGTGACCATCTGCGGCACGATCGTCTACCTCAAGGGCAAGGGCTTCTTTCGACAGGAGTGGACTAAGAGTGACGCCGGATACCGGACTGTCATTCTGCCCCGATTCGCGGTCGGGATGCTGCTGGCCCGCAAGCTCACCGCCGCCGACAACCCCCACGACGCGATCTTCGCCTCCCGGCGCGGCACCTGGTTGTCCCCACACAACGTGCGCCGCCAGTGGCGGCAAGCCCGCGCCGACACCGGCCTCGAATGGGTGACCCCACACACCTTCCGCAAGACGGTCGCCACCCTCATCGACAAGGAGGCCGACGCCAAGAGCGCCGCAGCCCAACTCGGGCACGCCAGCGAGGACGTCACCAACACGTTTTACATCGTCAAACCCGCTCTTGCCCCGGACAGCTCCCACATCCTCGAACAGCTCGGTGCCAGCCCGACGACAGCCGGTCCCGACCGCCCAGGCGATAGACCGCCCCCGGCAACCTAG
- a CDS encoding site-specific integrase — protein sequence MLGLALAAVRDLRERRGPASASELVEFETDVLAGFVLARASAGLADATVRADVGHLEQARAWFDRPLWEMEPVDADAYFGRVLRDAASGTRLARAQALTTYFAFLELRHKVEIHALTGRVVQCPIDEMNRPRGRKDARLRIPPSEAEVAQLFADWAGELATCRKFAPAARNYAAARLMAEVGLRINEARSLDLTDVKWDLGRFGKLHVRHGKGSRGSGPRERMVPLVNHAGRTLRWFIEDVWGQFDADHTRPGAPLFPSERRNGDGSCRRVGDDALRQGLATAAASHLPAWADTLTPHVLRHFCASQLYLSGVDLISIQELLGHSWVATTMRYVHVHRTRIEDAWVAGQQRAAQRLEGLI from the coding sequence GTGCTCGGGTTGGCGCTGGCAGCGGTGCGGGATCTGCGGGAGCGCCGTGGGCCGGCGTCGGCGTCCGAGCTGGTGGAGTTCGAAACTGATGTGCTGGCCGGGTTCGTGCTGGCGAGGGCTTCGGCCGGGCTGGCCGACGCGACGGTGCGCGCCGATGTGGGCCACTTGGAGCAGGCCCGCGCCTGGTTCGACCGGCCGCTGTGGGAGATGGAGCCGGTCGACGCCGACGCGTACTTCGGTCGGGTGTTACGCGACGCGGCCAGCGGGACGCGGCTGGCGAGGGCGCAGGCGTTGACGACCTACTTCGCGTTCCTCGAGTTGCGGCACAAGGTCGAGATCCACGCGTTGACCGGCCGGGTGGTGCAGTGCCCGATCGACGAGATGAACCGGCCTCGCGGCCGTAAGGACGCCCGGCTGCGTATTCCTCCCTCGGAGGCGGAGGTGGCGCAGCTGTTTGCCGATTGGGCGGGCGAGCTGGCTACCTGTCGCAAGTTCGCGCCGGCCGCGCGGAACTACGCGGCGGCTCGGTTGATGGCCGAGGTCGGGTTGCGGATCAACGAAGCGCGCAGCCTGGACCTGACTGACGTGAAGTGGGATCTGGGCCGGTTCGGCAAGCTGCACGTCCGTCACGGCAAGGGATCGCGTGGTTCCGGCCCTCGAGAGCGGATGGTGCCGCTGGTCAACCATGCCGGCCGAACGCTGCGCTGGTTCATCGAGGACGTGTGGGGCCAGTTCGACGCCGACCACACCCGGCCCGGGGCGCCGCTGTTCCCGTCGGAGCGCAGGAACGGTGACGGCTCGTGCCGGCGGGTCGGTGACGACGCGTTGCGGCAGGGTTTGGCCACAGCTGCGGCCAGTCATCTCCCGGCCTGGGCGGACACGCTGACGCCGCATGTGCTGAGGCATTTCTGCGCGTCGCAGCTGTACCTGTCCGGGGTGGACCTGATCTCGATCCAGGAACTGCTCGGCCACTCGTGGGTGGCCACCACCATGCGCTACGTCCACGTGCATCGAACCCGGATCGAGGACGCCTGGGTCGCCGGGCAGCAGCGGGCCGCCCAGCGGTTGGAAGGACTGATCTGA
- a CDS encoding AlpA family transcriptional regulator, translating to MTAPTTAEWRPDPLLTIDDVATWLGKPKNTLYAWHSRGKGPRAIRVGNTLRYRRSEVEHWLDAHTDPER from the coding sequence ATGACCGCGCCGACCACCGCCGAATGGCGACCCGACCCGCTCCTGACCATCGATGACGTCGCCACCTGGCTCGGCAAGCCGAAGAACACCCTCTACGCCTGGCACAGCCGAGGCAAAGGACCCCGCGCCATCCGAGTCGGCAACACCCTGCGCTACCGACGCAGCGAGGTCGAACACTGGCTCGACGCCCACACCGACCCGGAGCGCTGA
- a CDS encoding UTP--glucose-1-phosphate uridylyltransferase, with product MSEHAATPATTPTANADQRAVKAVIPAAGLATRFLPATKAVPKELLPLVDRPVLQYIVEEATAAGISDVLLITGRGKTSMVDHFDRQPYLEGRLADKGDQERLAAIRRPSELAEIYTCRQHEPLGLGHAVGCAQSHVGNEPFAVLLGDEFVDENDPLLPAMIDLQARAGGIVLAFMEVPPAETKRYGIASVEPAAESVQNGAEIVRVTGLVEKPSAEEAPSNLAVLGRYVLPPSIFEAIKRTKPGSGGEIQLTDAMAMLLAEGTPVHGIVYRGTRYDTGAPLGYLQAVVQIACQREGLGDEFRAWLKEFVADAPGVPST from the coding sequence ATGTCGGAGCATGCAGCCACCCCAGCAACGACCCCCACCGCCAACGCGGATCAGCGGGCGGTGAAGGCGGTCATCCCCGCCGCCGGGCTCGCCACCCGGTTCCTGCCGGCCACCAAGGCCGTACCGAAGGAACTTCTCCCGCTGGTCGACCGGCCGGTCCTGCAGTACATCGTCGAGGAGGCCACCGCCGCCGGGATCAGCGACGTCCTGCTGATCACCGGGCGCGGCAAGACCTCCATGGTCGACCACTTCGACCGGCAGCCCTACCTGGAAGGCCGGCTCGCCGACAAGGGCGACCAGGAGCGGCTGGCCGCGATTCGGCGGCCGAGCGAGCTGGCCGAGATCTACACCTGCCGCCAGCACGAGCCGCTCGGACTGGGTCACGCGGTGGGTTGTGCGCAGAGCCACGTCGGCAACGAACCGTTCGCGGTGTTGCTCGGCGACGAGTTCGTCGACGAGAACGACCCGCTGCTGCCGGCCATGATCGACCTGCAGGCCCGAGCCGGCGGGATCGTGCTGGCCTTCATGGAGGTGCCGCCGGCCGAAACCAAGCGGTACGGCATCGCGTCGGTCGAACCGGCCGCCGAGTCGGTGCAGAACGGTGCCGAGATCGTCCGGGTGACCGGGCTGGTGGAGAAGCCGTCGGCTGAGGAGGCGCCGAGCAACCTCGCGGTGCTGGGCCGCTATGTGCTGCCGCCGAGCATCTTCGAGGCGATCAAGCGGACCAAGCCGGGCAGCGGCGGCGAGATTCAGCTGACCGACGCGATGGCGATGCTGCTGGCCGAGGGGACACCGGTGCACGGCATCGTCTACCGGGGCACCCGCTACGACACCGGGGCGCCGCTGGGCTACCTGCAGGCCGTGGTGCAGATCGCCTGTCAGCGGGAAGGACTCGGTGACGAGTTCCGGGCATGGCTGAAGGAGTTCGTGGCCGACGCGCCAGGGGTGCCCTCTACATGA